A genomic region of Methanothermobacter sp. CaT2 contains the following coding sequences:
- the guaA gene encoding glutamine-hydrolyzing GMP synthase, producing MLNPSDFIEEAVEEIRSTVGDEKAIIALSGGVDSSVASVLAGRAIGDNLTAVFVDHGLLREGEAEYVRKTFSERLNFRYIDASEEFLKELEGVTDPEEKRKIIGRVFIEVFERVAEEIGARYLVQGTIAPDWIESEGQIKSHHNVALPHGLVLEIVEPIRELYKDEVREIGLELGLPREMIQRQPFPGPGLAVRIVGEITREKIEICRRANAIVEEEVVESGLHESLWQYFAVLTDTMVTGVKGDVRDFGYLVVIRMVESLDAMTASVPELPWDLIKRISKRITAEIPEVTHVALSVSDKPPSTIEFA from the coding sequence ATGCTGAATCCATCTGATTTTATTGAAGAAGCAGTTGAAGAGATAAGAAGTACCGTTGGTGACGAAAAGGCCATAATAGCACTATCAGGAGGAGTTGACAGTTCCGTGGCATCTGTTCTTGCCGGTAGGGCCATCGGAGATAACCTCACAGCGGTATTTGTTGACCATGGACTCCTCAGGGAGGGGGAAGCAGAGTACGTGAGAAAAACATTCAGTGAACGCCTGAACTTCCGCTACATTGACGCCTCAGAGGAGTTCCTGAAGGAACTTGAGGGTGTCACAGACCCTGAGGAGAAGCGTAAGATAATCGGAAGGGTGTTCATTGAGGTCTTTGAAAGGGTAGCCGAGGAGATAGGTGCCAGGTACCTGGTGCAGGGCACAATAGCCCCTGACTGGATTGAGAGTGAGGGTCAGATAAAGTCCCACCACAACGTCGCACTCCCACACGGACTTGTACTCGAGATAGTTGAACCCATAAGGGAGCTCTACAAGGATGAGGTACGTGAAATTGGCCTTGAACTTGGCCTTCCACGTGAGATGATCCAGAGGCAGCCCTTCCCGGGTCCAGGACTTGCAGTGAGGATAGTCGGGGAGATAACCCGGGAGAAGATTGAGATATGCCGAAGGGCCAACGCCATCGTCGAGGAGGAGGTCGTTGAAAGCGGCCTCCATGAGAGTCTCTGGCAGTACTTCGCTGTACTTACTGACACCATGGTCACCGGGGTCAAGGGGGACGTGAGGGACTTCGGATACCTCGTGGTTATAAGGATGGTTGAATCCCTTGACGCAATGACAGCAAGTGTCCCTGAACTTCCATGGGATCTCATAAAGAGGATATCAAAGCGCATAACCGCCGAGATACCTGAGGTAACCCACGTGGCTCTTTCTGTAAGTGATAAGCCACCAAGCACCATTGAATTTGCCTGA